The Rhizobium rosettiformans genomic sequence GCGCCGGCGATCACCCGCCAGGGATCGGCAAAGGCAATGTCGAGGTCGGTGAGCGTCGCGAGCAAGGCCACATAGGCGATGTGGGCTGAGAGGAAGGCGGCGACACCACCGACAAAGGCACGGTCTCCCTCAAAGGCGAGCGACCAGTCGCCAAGGGCTCCGAACAAAAGGGCGGCAACCAGCAGCGGATGGGCGCCGACGGCATAGGCATAGAGAGCGAGAAGCAGGACAGGCAACGTCTTCCAGACGGCCCGGAACACTGTTTTCTCCCGCGGCAGGATCCAGAGATAGCTGGTACCGAGCGCGACCGAAAGCCAGAGGATGCCGGTCGCAGTGGCCATTCAATCTCCCG encodes the following:
- a CDS encoding lysoplasmalogenase; translated protein: MATATGILWLSVALGTSYLWILPREKTVFRAVWKTLPVLLLALYAYAVGAHPLLVAALLFGALGDWSLAFEGDRAFVGGVAAFLSAHIAYVALLATLTDLDIAFADPWRVIAGALVAILTFGVLVRIWKPAGRLALPIGVYVFLFMVLVWLTLGLANPLAFVGAALFILSDIVLTIRKYWTGPDHPIDGMAAYFVWVTYYAAQVILTLTLSEV